Proteins encoded together in one Lathyrus oleraceus cultivar Zhongwan6 chromosome 5, CAAS_Psat_ZW6_1.0, whole genome shotgun sequence window:
- the LOC127082173 gene encoding uncharacterized protein LOC127082173: MIMVVINLIKDLWRGLHFVLSIQFWRMALLWSLSVLVSHFQLLKDSLFSHKIVYPRCSSSTFPNTPVCVITGATSGLGFSTACKISKEGFVVVIVGRSEQLLSETIRKIKDLNEDAQLKAFQADLSSVESIIKFKDSLRQWLLDSNLHCSVQILINNAGILATSPRVTAEGYDQMIGTNYVGAFVLTKLLLPLLENSSVSSKIVNVTSFTHRAVTNLQVDEGIVSGKKFLSSKHYPYAQVYEYSKLCVLLFSFELHRQLTQMGKSHQIFVNVADPGIVRTNIMREVPACLSWFAYFVLKRLRLLQSPDRGKDSIIDAAFAPPGTSGAYFFGGKGRTINPSALSRNAKLAHELWETTCNMLSATPFGNE; this comes from the exons ATGATAATGGTAGTGATTAATCTGATAAAGGATTTGTGGCGGGGTCTCCATTTCGTTCTATCGATTCAATTCTGGAGAATGGCGTTGCTATGGTCACTTTCTGTTCTAGTTTCTCACTTCCAATTGCTTAAGGATTCGCTATTTTCTCACAAAATTGTATATCCAAGGTGTTCATCTTCCACGTTCCCTAATACTCCCGTTTGCGTCATCACCGGT GCAACATCTGGTTTGGGATTTTCTACTGCATGCAAGATTTCCAAGGAAGGATTTGTTGTCGTCATCG TTGGAAGATCAGAGCAGTTGTTATCAGAG ACCATAAGAAAGATCAAAGATTTGAATGAGGATGCCCAACTCAAAGCTTTTCAGGCTGACCTTTCATCGGTTGAGTCCATTATAAAGTTCAAAGATTCTCTGCGGCAGTGGCTTCTGGACTCCAATTTGCACTGCTCGGTGCAAATACTGATAAACAATGCTGGAATACTTGCTACATCTCCTAGAGTCACGGCTGAGGGATACGATCA GATGATCGGCACAAATTATGTCGGCGCATTTGTTTTGACCAAGCTTCTATTACCACTTCTTGAAAACAGTTCCGTGTCTTCCAAAATTGTGAATGTAACATCCTTTACTCACCGAGCTG TTACTAATCTGCAGGTTGATGAGGGAATTGTATCTGGAAAGAAATTTTTAAGTTCAAAGCATTATCCATATGCTCAGGTCTATGAGTACTCGAAAC TATGCGTACTTCTCTTCTCATTTGAGCTCCACCGACAGCTTACCCAAATGGGTAAATCTCATCAGATATTTGTCAA TGTTGCAGATCCTGGAATTGTAAGAACTAACATCATGCGAGAAGTTCCAGCATGCCTGTCTTGGTTTGCATACTTTGTACTGAAACGCCTACGCCTATTGCAATCCCCTGACCGGGGGAAAGATTCGATTATTGATGCTGCTTTTGCTCCACCT GGAACATCAGGAGCTTACTTTTTTGGGGGGAAAGGTAGAACTATAAACCCTTCAGCACTTTCACGAAACGCCAAATTAGCACACGAGCTTTGGGAAACTACATGCAATATGCTATCGGCGACTCCCTTTGGTAATGAGTGA